Proteins from one Elgaria multicarinata webbii isolate HBS135686 ecotype San Diego chromosome 3, rElgMul1.1.pri, whole genome shotgun sequence genomic window:
- the PWWP2A gene encoding PWWP domain-containing protein 2A isoform X1, protein MAAVAATAAVPGDGGAGEAEPIPGSEAGADPLPAGTQAAVESAVLDAREEPEPAPGGEAEEPPPPPPRSPAGTRDLPQAQPSPGPVGEPPQPCTLTAGLPELPREEEEEKSPQPCLPLPPQPAAGGPAGPEPGEEPPRPEEEEPDAATAAATISTDTTVVAQELPVAVEPAVADGEEEEALLLPGSEVLVTLDHIIEDALVVSFRFGEKLFSGVLMDLSKRFGPHGIPVTIFPKREYKDKPEAMQLQSKSFQDETQVKCEANGVVTDSSPVQPSEPSLAKSLWTSKPPPLFHEGAPYPPPLFIRDTYNQSIPQPPPRKIKRPKRKMYREEPTSIMNAIKLRPRQVLCDKCKNSIVAEKKEIKKGSNASDSSRYEDRKRRNESITTVNKKIKTDHKVDGKSQNESQKKNSVVKVATVASRSRVVKVPTQANTSKMQLNTKKVLQSKNMDHAKAREVLKIAKEKAQKKQSATSTSKNAHSKVHFTRRLQNTSSGSLPPRLRLKPQRYRNEENDSSLKTGLEKLQSGKMAAKPQSRCSSTRSAGEAPSENQSPSEGPEEASSEVQDTNEVHVPVDQDEQQTLGKRGSKSNITVYMTLNKKKSDASSASVCSSDSTDDLKSTNSECSTTESFDFPPGSMHAPSSSSSSASSKEEKKLSNSLKMKVFSKNVSKCVTPDGRTICVGDIVWAKIYGFPWWPARILTITVSRKDNGLLVRQEARISWFGSPTTSFLALSQLSPFLENFQSRFNKKRKGLYRKAITEAAKAAKQLTPEVRALLTQFET, encoded by the exons ATGGCGGCCGTGGCTGCGACTGCAGCGGTGCCGGGTGATGGGGGAGCCGGCGAAGCCGAGCCCATTCCGGGCAGTGAGGCCGGCGCAGACCCACTCCCTGCCGGCACTCAGGCCGCCGTGGAGTCTGCGGTGCTTGACGCCAGGGAGGAGCCGGAACCAGCTCCGGGTGGGGAGGCCGAGGAGCCGCCGCCACCTCCACCCAGGAGCCCAGCAGGGACGCGAGACCTGCCGcaggcccagcccagcccgggCCCCGTGGGGGAGCCGCCGCAGCCCTGCACGCTCACTGCGGGGCTCCCTGAGCTTCCccgggaagaagaggaggagaagtcgCCGCAGCCCtgcttgccgctgccgccgcagcCTGCAGCTGGGGGCCCCGCGGGGCCGGAGCCCGGGGAGGAGCCGCCgcggccggaggaggaggagccggatgctgctactgctgccgccACGATCAGTACCGACACCACCGTCGTGGCGCAGGAGCTCCCGGTGGCTGTGGAGCCGGCGGTGGccgatggagaggaggaagaggcgctGTTGCTGCCGGGCTCGGAGGTGCTGGTCACTCTGGATCACATCATCGAGGACGCGCTGGTGGTGTCTTTCCGGTTCGGGGAGAAGCTATTCTCCGGGGTCCTCATGGACCTCTCCAAAAG GTTTGGACCCCATGGAATCCCTGTGACCATATTTCCCAAAAGGGAGTACAAGGATAAACCTGAAGCAATGCAGCTCCAAAGTAAATCATTCCAAGATGAGACCCAGGTGAAGTGTGAAGCCAATGGTGTCGTCACAGACTCTTCCCCCGTCCAGCCATCAGAACCTAGCCTGGCTAAAAGCCTATGGACTTCCAAGCCACCTCCACTTTTCCATGAGGGAGCACCATATCCTCCTCCTTTGTTTATCAGGGACACATATAACCAGTCAATACCTCAGCCTCCACCTCGGAAAATTAAACGGCCCAAGCGGAAAATGTACAGGGAGGAACCCACTTCTATTATGAATGCTATCAAACTACGACCCAGACAGGTCTTGTGTGACAAATGTAAGAACAGTATTGTTgcagaaaaaaaagaaattaagaagggCAGCAATGCAAGTGACTCCTCAAGGTATGAGGATAGAAAACGAAGGAACGAGAGCATAACTACtgtgaataaaaaaattaaaactgatcATAAAGTTGATGGGAAAAGCCAAAATGAAAGCCAGAAAAAGAATTCTGTGGTCAAAGTTGCAACTGTTGCCAGCAGAAGCAGAGTAGTCAAAGTTCCCACTCAAGCAAATACATCAAAAATGCAGTTAAATACTAAAAAGGTTCTCCAGAGCAAAAACATGGATCATGCAAAAGCTCGGGAAGTTTTGAAAATAGCCAAAGAGAAGGCACAAAAGAAACAGAGTGCAACCTctacttccaaaaatgcacattcaAAGGTCCACTTCACACGGCGTCTTCAGAACACCAGCTCAGGTTCCCTGCCTCCACGATTGCGTCTAAAGCCACAAAGGTACCGAAATGAAGAAAACGACTCCTCTCTCAAGACAGGGCTTGAGAAATTGCAGAGTGGCAAGATGGCAGCTAAGCCCCAGTCTCGCTGCTCCTCTACCCGCTCAGCAGGTGAGGCCCCTTCAGAAAATCAGAGCCCCTCAGAAGGCCCTGAAGAGGCCAGCAGTGAGGTTCAGGACACAAATGAAGTGCATGTTCCTGTTGATCAGGATGAACAGCAGACACTGGGCAAGAGAGGCAGCAAAAGCAATATAACGGTTTACATGACCCTTAATAAAAAGAAATCTGACGCTTCCAGTGCATCAGTGTGTAGTAGTGATAGCACAGATGACTTGAAATCCACCAACTCTGAGTGTAGCACTACTGAAAGCTTTGATTTTCCTCCAGGCAGCATGCAtgcaccttcctcctcctcctcctcggcctcttcaaaggaagagaaaaagctcAGTAATTCTTTGAAAATGAAAGTCTTTTCAAAAAATGTCTCTAAATGTGTCACACCAGATGGCAGGACCATATGTGTAGGAGACATTGTGTGGGCCAAGATCTATGGCTTCCCATGGTGGCCAGCCCGTATACTTACTATAACTGTGAGCCGAAAAGATAATGGTCTTTTAGTCCGACAGGAAGCTCGTATTTCATGGTTTGGGTCCCCAACAACATCTTTCCTTGCTCTTTCacagctttccccctttttagaAAACTTTCAGTCGCGATTTAATAAGAAGAGAAAAGGTCTTTACCGCAAGGCCATTACAGAAGCAGCCAAGGCTGCTAAGCAGCTAACTCCTGAAGTTCGGGCCCTGCTGACACAGTTTGAAACATGA
- the PWWP2A gene encoding PWWP domain-containing protein 2A isoform X2: MAAVAATAAVPGDGGAGEAEPIPGSEAGADPLPAGTQAAVESAVLDAREEPEPAPGGEAEEPPPPPPRSPAGTRDLPQAQPSPGPVGEPPQPCTLTAGLPELPREEEEEKSPQPCLPLPPQPAAGGPAGPEPGEEPPRPEEEEPDAATAAATISTDTTVVAQELPVAVEPAVADGEEEEALLLPGSEVLVTLDHIIEDALVVSFRFGEKLFSGVLMDLSKRFGPHGIPVTIFPKREYKDKPEAMQLQSKSFQDETQVKCEANGVVTDSSPVQPSEPSLAKSLWTSKPPPLFHEGAPYPPPLFIRDTYNQSIPQPPPRKIKRPKRKMYREEPTSIMNAIKLRPRQVLCDKCKNSIVAEKKEIKKGSNASDSSRYEDRKRRNESITTVNKKIKTDHKVDGKSQNESQKKNSVVKVATVASRSRVVKVPTQANTSKMQLNTKKVLQSKNMDHAKAREVLKIAKEKAQKKQSATSTSKNAHSKVHFTRRLQNTSSGSLPPRLRLKPQRYRNEENDSSLKTGLEKLQSGKMAAKPQSRCSSTRSAAQRH; this comes from the exons ATGGCGGCCGTGGCTGCGACTGCAGCGGTGCCGGGTGATGGGGGAGCCGGCGAAGCCGAGCCCATTCCGGGCAGTGAGGCCGGCGCAGACCCACTCCCTGCCGGCACTCAGGCCGCCGTGGAGTCTGCGGTGCTTGACGCCAGGGAGGAGCCGGAACCAGCTCCGGGTGGGGAGGCCGAGGAGCCGCCGCCACCTCCACCCAGGAGCCCAGCAGGGACGCGAGACCTGCCGcaggcccagcccagcccgggCCCCGTGGGGGAGCCGCCGCAGCCCTGCACGCTCACTGCGGGGCTCCCTGAGCTTCCccgggaagaagaggaggagaagtcgCCGCAGCCCtgcttgccgctgccgccgcagcCTGCAGCTGGGGGCCCCGCGGGGCCGGAGCCCGGGGAGGAGCCGCCgcggccggaggaggaggagccggatgctgctactgctgccgccACGATCAGTACCGACACCACCGTCGTGGCGCAGGAGCTCCCGGTGGCTGTGGAGCCGGCGGTGGccgatggagaggaggaagaggcgctGTTGCTGCCGGGCTCGGAGGTGCTGGTCACTCTGGATCACATCATCGAGGACGCGCTGGTGGTGTCTTTCCGGTTCGGGGAGAAGCTATTCTCCGGGGTCCTCATGGACCTCTCCAAAAG GTTTGGACCCCATGGAATCCCTGTGACCATATTTCCCAAAAGGGAGTACAAGGATAAACCTGAAGCAATGCAGCTCCAAAGTAAATCATTCCAAGATGAGACCCAGGTGAAGTGTGAAGCCAATGGTGTCGTCACAGACTCTTCCCCCGTCCAGCCATCAGAACCTAGCCTGGCTAAAAGCCTATGGACTTCCAAGCCACCTCCACTTTTCCATGAGGGAGCACCATATCCTCCTCCTTTGTTTATCAGGGACACATATAACCAGTCAATACCTCAGCCTCCACCTCGGAAAATTAAACGGCCCAAGCGGAAAATGTACAGGGAGGAACCCACTTCTATTATGAATGCTATCAAACTACGACCCAGACAGGTCTTGTGTGACAAATGTAAGAACAGTATTGTTgcagaaaaaaaagaaattaagaagggCAGCAATGCAAGTGACTCCTCAAGGTATGAGGATAGAAAACGAAGGAACGAGAGCATAACTACtgtgaataaaaaaattaaaactgatcATAAAGTTGATGGGAAAAGCCAAAATGAAAGCCAGAAAAAGAATTCTGTGGTCAAAGTTGCAACTGTTGCCAGCAGAAGCAGAGTAGTCAAAGTTCCCACTCAAGCAAATACATCAAAAATGCAGTTAAATACTAAAAAGGTTCTCCAGAGCAAAAACATGGATCATGCAAAAGCTCGGGAAGTTTTGAAAATAGCCAAAGAGAAGGCACAAAAGAAACAGAGTGCAACCTctacttccaaaaatgcacattcaAAGGTCCACTTCACACGGCGTCTTCAGAACACCAGCTCAGGTTCCCTGCCTCCACGATTGCGTCTAAAGCCACAAAGGTACCGAAATGAAGAAAACGACTCCTCTCTCAAGACAGGGCTTGAGAAATTGCAGAGTGGCAAGATGGCAGCTAAGCCCCAGTCTCGCTGCTCCTCTACCCGCTCAGCAG cTCAGAGACATTAG